A genomic segment from Candidatus Leptovillus gracilis encodes:
- a CDS encoding ThiF family adenylyltransferase yields MAADNRLTAVHQPPTTNGQPPTTSRQLPTTSRQLPMTPLTIEPTYRVLLRETSHVRILQVGCGGTGSALALALGGLAYHARQQGIRVELTLVDHDVVEPGNVGRQSFAAASALTTAVPKCVDLAARLNAAYGLDVVAWPQRYNHPLGERWLSGGAERRGQLHLLIDCVDNTAARQEMARTALAHDGGLWLLSCGNERVNGQVLLGNTGRPEMIRLDKLGLCTGLPYPYLQEPGLLAEAEEATAVSCAVMAQQEAQSLMVNRLVAAVAGHLVTEMVLQRQVTVLGCYFSLTPPVMRSVPMTAATLAPFRLERQSD; encoded by the coding sequence ATGGCAGCCGACAACCGGTTAACGGCCGTTCACCAGCCGCCAACCACCAACGGCCAGCCGCCAACCACCAGCCGCCAGCTACCAACAACCAGCCGCCAGCTACCGATGACTCCCCTGACCATCGAACCAACCTATCGGGTCCTGCTAAGAGAAACCAGCCACGTCCGCATCCTGCAAGTAGGCTGCGGCGGCACCGGGTCGGCGCTGGCGCTGGCGTTGGGCGGCCTGGCCTACCACGCGCGGCAGCAAGGCATCCGGGTGGAATTGACGTTGGTAGACCACGACGTGGTTGAACCGGGCAACGTCGGCCGGCAGAGCTTTGCCGCCGCCAGCGCCCTGACCACGGCCGTGCCCAAATGCGTAGACCTGGCGGCGCGGCTCAACGCCGCCTACGGGCTGGACGTGGTCGCCTGGCCGCAGCGGTACAACCATCCGCTGGGCGAACGCTGGCTTTCGGGCGGGGCAGAGCGGCGGGGGCAATTACACCTCCTGATTGACTGCGTGGACAACACAGCGGCGCGGCAGGAGATGGCGCGCACGGCGCTGGCCCATGATGGCGGCCTCTGGCTGCTGTCGTGTGGCAACGAGCGGGTCAATGGTCAAGTGCTGCTGGGCAATACCGGCCGGCCGGAGATGATCCGGCTGGACAAACTCGGCTTGTGTACCGGCCTGCCCTACCCCTACCTCCAGGAACCGGGATTGTTGGCTGAGGCGGAGGAGGCAACGGCCGTCTCCTGTGCCGTCATGGCTCAACAAGAGGCGCAATCGCTGATGGTCAACCGGCTGGTGGCGGCCGTGGCCGGCCATCTGGTGACGGAGATGGTCTTGCAGCGGCAGGTGACGGTGCTGGGCTGTTATTTCAGCCTGACGCCACCGGTCATGCGCAGTGTGCCGATGACGGCGGCCACGCTGGCCCCGTTTCGCCTGGAGCGCCAGTCAGACTGA
- a CDS encoding Mov34/MPN/PAD-1 family protein, translating into MFPNLVTYQIHRHEPLPPTDALAYQYVLAGNGLFIRAETRFFAARIPVAAAVVRGLPLLAADFRLKIPRLSGSLLNSILADAGRARRPDGGLNEVFYQLHCQAGRVQVRRPSQLATGSSVVAVGNSAPAILCDLHSHGNMAAFFSATDNADEQGARLYGVIGKLDSEPEMRLRVGVYGYWLPLPVAVVFCSSGPFSEKEKR; encoded by the coding sequence ATGTTCCCCAACCTGGTCACCTACCAGATTCACCGCCACGAGCCGCTGCCGCCGACCGATGCCCTGGCCTATCAGTACGTTCTGGCGGGCAATGGGCTGTTCATCCGCGCCGAGACGCGCTTTTTCGCCGCCCGGATACCGGTCGCTGCCGCCGTTGTGCGTGGGCTGCCGCTGCTGGCGGCGGATTTTCGCCTCAAGATTCCCCGCTTGTCGGGCAGTCTGCTCAACAGTATTCTGGCCGACGCCGGCCGCGCCCGCCGGCCGGATGGCGGGCTGAACGAGGTGTTTTACCAATTGCACTGCCAGGCTGGACGGGTGCAGGTCCGACGGCCGTCGCAGTTGGCCACCGGCAGCAGCGTCGTCGCTGTCGGAAACAGCGCTCCGGCCATCCTGTGCGACCTGCATTCGCACGGCAATATGGCCGCCTTTTTCAGCGCCACCGACAACGCCGACGAGCAGGGAGCGCGGCTGTACGGGGTCATCGGCAAATTGGATAGTGAGCCGGAGATGCGCCTGCGGGTGGGGGTGTATGGATATTGGCTGCCGCTGCCGGTAGCGGTCGTTTTCTGCAGCAGCGGACCATTTAGCGAGAAGGAGAAGCGATGA
- the ssb gene encoding single-stranded DNA-binding protein: protein MYQKVTIVGNLGQDPDMRYMPDGQAVTNLSLATNRRWTDRTTGEMQEEVTWVRVSVWGKQAEASNQYLSKGQKVLVEGRLRPDPATGGPRLWTRQDGTVGASYEVVADRVIFLGGGNGANGNGNGNGHGAGEPAYEEDEVPF, encoded by the coding sequence ATGTACCAAAAAGTGACGATTGTGGGCAATTTGGGGCAAGACCCGGACATGCGTTACATGCCAGACGGCCAGGCGGTGACGAACCTGTCGTTGGCGACCAACCGGCGTTGGACTGACCGGACGACGGGCGAGATGCAGGAAGAAGTGACCTGGGTGCGCGTGTCGGTGTGGGGCAAGCAGGCGGAAGCGTCTAACCAATACCTGAGCAAAGGGCAGAAGGTGTTGGTGGAAGGGCGGCTGCGGCCAGACCCGGCTACTGGCGGACCGCGGCTGTGGACGCGGCAAGACGGCACTGTAGGCGCGTCGTATGAGGTAGTCGCCGACCGTGTCATCTTCCTGGGCGGCGGCAACGGGGCCAACGGGAATGGCAATGGCAACGGTCACGGCGCGGGCGAACCGGCGTATGAAGAGGACGAGGTGCCCTTCTAG